The Perca fluviatilis chromosome 2, GENO_Pfluv_1.0, whole genome shotgun sequence genome includes a region encoding these proteins:
- the LOC120551903 gene encoding trace amine-associated receptor 13c-like, protein VADLLVGVTVMPFSAIRTIHGCWFYGDDFCLLHSSFDMFLTSVSIFHLICIAVDRQQAICNPMHYSRNITMSVAWIMACASWALAAVYSYGLLYSKANIAGLEDYLASINCLGSCNLLFNPLWGVLDSVAAFFFPCTVMVCLYTKIFFVAREHVRKIGDMSNYSNNSVKGGLIKQSEHKAAKTLGIVLGAFIFCWMPFFISSIIDAYNGFSTPAAIFEACVWMGYFNSTLNPIIYAFFYPWFKECFHLIVNLKIFDSHSSTIKVIHL, encoded by the coding sequence gttgcggACCTTCTTGTGGGTGTCACTGTGATGCCCTTCAGCGCCATCCGGACCATTCATGGCTGCTGGTTTTATGGTGATGACTTTTGTCTGCTGCACTCTAGTTTTGATATGTTTCTTACCTCTGTCTCTATCTTCCACCTAATTTGCATTGCTGTAGACAGACAACAAGCAATATGCAATCCTATGCATTATTCTAGGAATATCACAATGTCAGTAGCCTGGATTATGGCATGTGCCAGCTGGGCACTGGCTGCTGTCTACTCTTATGGACTACTTTACTCAAAGGCCAACATAGCAGGGTTAGAGGATTATTTGGCATCAATAAATTGCCTTGGCAGTTGTAACCTTCTCTTTAACCCTCTTTGGGGAGTCCTGGACAGTGTTGCCGCTTTTTTCTTTCCCTGCACTGTCATGGTTTGCCTTTAcactaaaatattttttgtggCTAGAGAGCATGTGAGAAAGATTGGAGATATGAGCAATTATTCAAATAACAGTGTAAAAGGTGGGTTGATTAAACAGTCTGAGCATAAGGCTGCAAAGACTCTGGGCATTGTGCTTGGTGCATTCATCTTTTGTTGGATGCCGTTTTTTATCAGTTCTATAATTGATGCCTACAATGGCTTTAGTACACCTGCTGCCATCTTTGAAGCATGTGTTTGGATGGGTTATTTCAATTCAACATTAAACCCAATTATTTATGCCTTCTTTTATCCTTGGTTTAAGGAATGTTTTCATCTCATTGTCAATCTGAAAATATTTGactcccattcttcaaccataAAGGTGATACATTTATGA